One Corvus cornix cornix isolate S_Up_H32 chromosome 10, ASM73873v5, whole genome shotgun sequence genomic region harbors:
- the GOLM2 gene encoding protein GOLM2 isoform X1 — protein MVGFGANRRGGRLPSLVLVALLAVIAVLAFHCWNAASRQALLREELAELQSQAQRTEVARGRLERRNSDLLGKVDSHRKQLEQKEADYSHLSSQLQARDGQVKRCEDGKMKLQNNISYQMADIHRLKEQLAELRQEFIRQEDQLHEYKKNNTYLTRRLEYDSLQCGQQIKEMRLQHEESIKKLMDQIAREQKATQKLQSSKDTAVSPSNGDQAIPETAAEVEDKDTVKNEDPSEHVANGKEKIKPGGDAGMPEIEDNDPAKAEDTPTALKKPLISAPKSEGHQSVMNLPTEQPHAPNLAPGLPSDSDGNADIAKQIPPNPLQHLNFEENVETQKDHKIEPDQIKIPKSRVSDLQKIKQSRFFDENESPVDPQQGSKLADYNGDDGNVGEYEADKQAELAYNEEEDGDGGEEDVQDDEERDLQNDLGDYSKSRLSDGVL, from the exons ATGGTGGGATTCGGGGCGAACCGCCGGGGCGGCCGCCTGCCCTCGCTGGTGCTCGTGGCGCTGCTGGCGGTGATCGCCGTGCTCGCCTTCCATTGCTGGAACGCGGCGTCCCGCCAGGCCCTGCTGCGGGAGGAGCTGGCcgagctgcagagccaggcccAGCGCACCGAGGTGGCGCGGGGCCGCCTGGAGCGGCGGAACTCGGACCTCCTGGGCAAGGTGGACTCGCACAGGAAGCAACTGGAGCAGAAGGAGGCGGACTACAGCCACCTGAGCAGCCAACTGCAGGCCAGGGACGGCCAGGTGAAGAGGTGCGAGGATGGCAAG atGAAGCTGCAAAACAACATCTCCTATCAGATGGCAGACATACATCGGCTAAAGG AACAACTGGCAGAGTTACGGCAGGAATTCATCCGCCAGGAGGATCAGCTGCATGAGTACAAGAAGAACAACACGTACCTGACAAGGAGGCTGGAATATGACAG CctgcagtgtgggcagcagatCAAGGAAATGAGACTGCAGCATGAAGAGAGCATCAAGAAATTAATGGACCAAATTGCACGGGAACAAAAG GCCACACAAAAACTTCAGTCCAGTAAAGACACTGCAGTCAGTCCCAGCAATGGTGACCAGGCAATACCTGAGACTGCTGCAGAGGTGGAAGATAAAGACACAGTGAAGAATGAGGACCCTTCAGAACATGTTGCAAATGGAAAAG AGAAAATCAAACCCGGAGGAGACGCAGGCATGCCTGAAATAGAAGATAATGACCCTGCTAAAGCTGAAGATACTCCCACTG ctttaaaGAAGCCGCTTATTTCAGCTCCTAAAAGTGAAGGTCATCAGTCTGTTATGAATCTTCCAACTGAGCAGCCCCATGCTCCAAACCTGGCACCAG GTTTGCCCAGTGACAGTGATGGAAATGCCGACATTGCCAAGCAGATCCCTCCAAATCCTCTCCAGCACTtgaattttgaagaaaatgtggaaaCCCAGAAAGACCACAAAATTGAGCCAGACCAGATAAAAATCCCAAAGAGCCGAGTTAGTGACTTGCAGAAGATTAAGCAAA GCCGGTTCTTTGATGAGAATGAATCCCCTGTGGACCCGCAGCAGGGTTCTAAACTGGCAGATTATAATGGGGATGATGGGAACGTGGGTGAGTATGAGGCAGACAAACAGGCCGAGCTGGCTTACAATGAGGAAGAGGATGGTGATGGTGGAGAAGAAGACGTCCAAG
- the GOLM2 gene encoding protein GOLM2 isoform X2 codes for MVGFGANRRGGRLPSLVLVALLAVIAVLAFHCWNAASRQALLREELAELQSQAQRTEVARGRLERRNSDLLGKVDSHRKQLEQKEADYSHLSSQLQARDGQVKRCEDGKMKLQNNISYQMADIHRLKEQLAELRQEFIRQEDQLHEYKKNNTYLTRRLEYDSLQCGQQIKEMRLQHEESIKKLMDQIAREQKATQKLQSSKDTAVSPSNGDQAIPETAAEVEDKDTVKNEDPSEHVANGKEKIKPGGDAGMPEIEDNDPAKAEDTPTALKKPLISAPKSEGHQSVMNLPTEQPHAPNLAPGLPSDSDGNADIAKQIPPNPLQHLNFEENVETQKDHKIEPDQIKIPKSRVSDLQKIKQNDEERDLQNDLGDYSKSRLSDGVL; via the exons ATGGTGGGATTCGGGGCGAACCGCCGGGGCGGCCGCCTGCCCTCGCTGGTGCTCGTGGCGCTGCTGGCGGTGATCGCCGTGCTCGCCTTCCATTGCTGGAACGCGGCGTCCCGCCAGGCCCTGCTGCGGGAGGAGCTGGCcgagctgcagagccaggcccAGCGCACCGAGGTGGCGCGGGGCCGCCTGGAGCGGCGGAACTCGGACCTCCTGGGCAAGGTGGACTCGCACAGGAAGCAACTGGAGCAGAAGGAGGCGGACTACAGCCACCTGAGCAGCCAACTGCAGGCCAGGGACGGCCAGGTGAAGAGGTGCGAGGATGGCAAG atGAAGCTGCAAAACAACATCTCCTATCAGATGGCAGACATACATCGGCTAAAGG AACAACTGGCAGAGTTACGGCAGGAATTCATCCGCCAGGAGGATCAGCTGCATGAGTACAAGAAGAACAACACGTACCTGACAAGGAGGCTGGAATATGACAG CctgcagtgtgggcagcagatCAAGGAAATGAGACTGCAGCATGAAGAGAGCATCAAGAAATTAATGGACCAAATTGCACGGGAACAAAAG GCCACACAAAAACTTCAGTCCAGTAAAGACACTGCAGTCAGTCCCAGCAATGGTGACCAGGCAATACCTGAGACTGCTGCAGAGGTGGAAGATAAAGACACAGTGAAGAATGAGGACCCTTCAGAACATGTTGCAAATGGAAAAG AGAAAATCAAACCCGGAGGAGACGCAGGCATGCCTGAAATAGAAGATAATGACCCTGCTAAAGCTGAAGATACTCCCACTG ctttaaaGAAGCCGCTTATTTCAGCTCCTAAAAGTGAAGGTCATCAGTCTGTTATGAATCTTCCAACTGAGCAGCCCCATGCTCCAAACCTGGCACCAG GTTTGCCCAGTGACAGTGATGGAAATGCCGACATTGCCAAGCAGATCCCTCCAAATCCTCTCCAGCACTtgaattttgaagaaaatgtggaaaCCCAGAAAGACCACAAAATTGAGCCAGACCAGATAAAAATCCCAAAGAGCCGAGTTAGTGACTTGCAGAAGATTAAGCAAA